A portion of the Pseudarthrobacter defluvii genome contains these proteins:
- a CDS encoding NAD(P)/FAD-dependent oxidoreductase, giving the protein MTQTPTAAAQAWLSGLDDALQRRDVDAALELFEDETYWRDFVAFTWNLKTLEGKADIRRMLEATLDRVQPSNWALSEDAIGDAENVEAWITFETGAARGYGHLRLRNGKCWTLLTTMQELKGFEEKKGPRREQGVAHEIVRGRKSWKELKEEQEARLGYEEQPYCVIIGGGQGGIGLAARLKRLGVPTIIVEKNQNPGDSWRNRYKSLHLHDPVWYDHLPYLKFPDDWPVFAAKDKIGDWLEHYTRIMELNYWSGTECVKAVYDDGAQEWEVNVLRNGEPVTLRPKQLIFALGVSGYPNIPKFDGAETFLGEQRHSSQHPGGGDWTGKKAVVIGSNNSAHDICADLWEHGADVTMVQRSSTHIARSESLMDLALGDLYSERALAAGVTTEKADLLFASLPMRILPEAQVPVYQEMAKRDAEFYSQLEAAGFDLDFGVDGSGLFVKYLRRGSGYYIDVGASQLIIDGRVKLKSGQVAKITGNAVVMDDGTELEADLIVYATGYGSMNGWLADLVSPEIADQVGRCWGYGSDTPKDPGPWEGELRNMWKPTNVPNLWIHGGNLHQSRHYSAYLALQLKARMEGLETPVYELQPSHHTR; this is encoded by the coding sequence ATGACCCAAACACCCACCGCTGCCGCGCAGGCCTGGCTTTCCGGCCTGGATGACGCGCTGCAGCGGCGCGACGTGGACGCCGCGCTGGAACTTTTCGAGGATGAAACCTACTGGCGGGACTTCGTGGCGTTCACCTGGAACCTGAAAACCCTGGAAGGCAAGGCGGACATCCGCCGCATGCTCGAGGCCACGCTGGACCGGGTGCAGCCCTCCAACTGGGCTCTGTCTGAGGATGCCATCGGGGACGCGGAGAACGTGGAAGCCTGGATCACGTTCGAAACCGGTGCCGCGCGTGGCTACGGCCACCTCCGGCTCCGCAACGGCAAGTGCTGGACGCTGCTGACCACCATGCAGGAGCTGAAGGGCTTCGAGGAGAAGAAGGGCCCGCGGCGCGAGCAGGGAGTGGCCCACGAGATCGTCCGCGGACGCAAGTCCTGGAAGGAGCTCAAGGAGGAGCAGGAGGCCCGGCTGGGCTACGAGGAGCAGCCCTACTGCGTGATCATCGGCGGCGGGCAGGGCGGGATCGGCCTCGCGGCGCGGCTGAAGCGGTTGGGCGTGCCCACCATCATCGTCGAAAAGAACCAGAACCCCGGCGACTCCTGGCGCAACCGCTACAAGTCCCTGCACCTACACGACCCCGTCTGGTACGACCACCTGCCCTACCTGAAGTTCCCTGACGATTGGCCGGTCTTCGCCGCCAAGGACAAGATCGGCGACTGGCTGGAGCACTACACCCGCATCATGGAGCTTAACTACTGGTCCGGCACCGAGTGCGTCAAGGCAGTGTACGACGACGGCGCGCAGGAATGGGAGGTCAACGTCCTTCGCAACGGCGAACCAGTGACGCTCCGGCCCAAGCAGCTCATTTTCGCCCTGGGCGTCTCCGGCTACCCGAACATTCCAAAGTTCGACGGCGCCGAGACCTTCCTGGGCGAGCAGCGGCACTCCTCCCAGCATCCCGGTGGAGGTGACTGGACGGGCAAGAAGGCCGTGGTGATCGGCTCCAACAACTCGGCCCACGACATCTGCGCCGACCTCTGGGAGCACGGCGCCGACGTCACCATGGTCCAGCGCTCCTCCACCCACATCGCCCGCAGCGAATCCCTGATGGACCTTGCGCTGGGGGACCTGTACTCGGAGCGGGCGCTCGCGGCCGGCGTCACCACGGAGAAGGCGGACCTGCTGTTCGCCTCGCTGCCCATGCGAATCCTCCCGGAGGCGCAGGTGCCGGTGTACCAGGAGATGGCCAAGCGGGACGCGGAGTTCTATTCGCAGCTGGAGGCCGCCGGGTTCGACCTGGACTTCGGCGTGGACGGCTCCGGCCTGTTCGTGAAGTACCTGCGGCGCGGCTCCGGCTACTACATCGACGTAGGTGCTTCCCAGCTGATCATCGACGGCCGGGTGAAGCTCAAGTCCGGGCAGGTCGCCAAGATCACCGGCAACGCCGTGGTCATGGACGACGGCACCGAGCTGGAGGCGGACCTGATTGTCTATGCCACCGGCTACGGCTCGATGAACGGGTGGCTGGCAGACCTGGTCTCGCCCGAAATCGCGGACCAGGTGGGCAGGTGCTGGGGATACGGCTCAGACACGCCAAAAGACCCTGGTCCGTGGGAGGGGGAGCTGCGCAATATGTGGAAGCCCACCAACGTGCCCAACCTCTGGATCCATGGCGGCAACCTGCACCAGAGCCGGCACTACTCCGCCTACCTGGCGCTGCAGCTGAAGGCCCGGATGGAAGGACTCGAGACCCCCGTCTACGAACTGCAGCCCAGCCACCACACCCGCTAA
- a CDS encoding 2,3-butanediol dehydrogenase, with amino-acid sequence MKAARFHARKDIRIEDIPEPELRAGTVKIDVAWCGICGTDLHEYLEGPIFCPAPGHPHPLSHEESPVTLGHEFSGTVAEVGEGVEGLAVGDNVVVEPYFVDGTCDMCQAGSYHLCRQMGFIGLSGGGGGLSEKIVVDQRWVHPIGNIPLDEAALIEPLSVAHHAVARSGVKEGEVALVGGSGPIGLLTAAVLKGMGVTTIISELTQARKEKATSSGVADHVLDPSQENVPERVRELTGGTGADVAFECAGVNAVLDTMLDAVRPGAVVVNVSIWGAPATVDMQKIVLKEIDLRGTIAYVRDHPAVIKMVQEGKVDLKPFITGRIALEDLVEQGFDTLINHKDTAVKVLVHP; translated from the coding sequence ATGAAGGCAGCACGTTTCCACGCCCGCAAGGACATCCGGATCGAGGACATCCCGGAGCCGGAGCTGCGGGCGGGGACGGTGAAGATCGACGTCGCCTGGTGCGGCATCTGCGGCACCGACCTGCATGAGTACCTGGAGGGGCCTATCTTCTGTCCCGCACCCGGGCATCCACACCCGCTGTCCCACGAGGAATCCCCGGTGACCCTGGGGCACGAATTCTCCGGGACTGTGGCTGAAGTCGGCGAAGGCGTGGAGGGGCTGGCAGTGGGTGACAACGTCGTCGTCGAACCCTACTTTGTGGACGGGACCTGCGACATGTGCCAGGCCGGCAGCTACCACCTGTGCCGGCAGATGGGCTTCATCGGGCTGTCCGGCGGCGGGGGAGGGCTAAGCGAGAAGATCGTGGTGGACCAGCGCTGGGTGCACCCCATCGGGAACATCCCGCTGGATGAGGCCGCCCTGATCGAACCGCTGTCCGTGGCCCATCACGCGGTGGCGCGCAGTGGCGTCAAGGAAGGCGAGGTGGCCCTGGTGGGCGGGTCCGGGCCAATCGGTTTGCTCACCGCGGCCGTGCTCAAGGGCATGGGCGTGACCACGATCATCAGCGAGCTCACCCAGGCCCGGAAGGAGAAGGCCACCTCCAGCGGCGTGGCCGACCACGTGCTGGACCCGAGCCAGGAGAACGTGCCGGAGCGGGTCCGCGAGCTCACCGGCGGCACCGGGGCGGACGTCGCCTTCGAATGCGCGGGCGTGAACGCGGTCCTGGACACCATGCTCGACGCCGTCCGGCCGGGGGCCGTGGTGGTCAACGTGTCCATCTGGGGTGCGCCGGCCACTGTGGACATGCAGAAGATCGTGCTCAAGGAGATCGACCTGCGCGGCACCATCGCCTATGTCCGGGACCACCCGGCGGTCATCAAGATGGTGCAGGAAGGCAAGGTGGACCTCAAGCCGTTCATCACCGGCCGGATCGCGCTGGAGGACCTGGTGGAGCAGGGCTTTGACACCCTCATCAACCACAAGGACACCGCGGTGAAGGTGCTGGTGCATCCGTAG
- a CDS encoding class I SAM-dependent methyltransferase has product MDSLQHPLFARAFARVVGGMDRRGAAEHRRRILAGLHGSVIEIGAGAGSSFPLYPSTVTHVLALEPEDYLRDVAQEAAPSASVPVTVVDAAAEHIPAETASADAVVASLVLCSVRDQAAVLAEIRRVLKPGGTLAYYEHVRSGHPLVAKAEDVLTPVWGRFMGGCHLNRDTLAAITAAGFTVQDHERFGFPVQRLNPSLAHILGTATSPGPPSQTPSPADPGSTA; this is encoded by the coding sequence ATGGACAGCCTGCAGCACCCGCTCTTCGCCCGCGCTTTCGCCCGGGTGGTTGGCGGCATGGACCGCCGCGGGGCAGCCGAGCACCGCCGCCGCATCCTTGCCGGGCTGCACGGCTCCGTCATCGAGATCGGAGCGGGGGCTGGATCGTCCTTCCCGCTCTACCCTTCAACCGTGACCCATGTCCTGGCCCTGGAACCGGAGGACTATTTGCGGGACGTGGCGCAGGAGGCGGCACCATCGGCCAGCGTTCCGGTGACCGTTGTCGATGCCGCCGCGGAGCACATCCCGGCAGAAACGGCCAGCGCCGACGCGGTGGTGGCCAGCCTTGTCCTCTGCAGTGTCAGGGACCAGGCTGCGGTGCTCGCCGAGATCCGCCGCGTCCTCAAGCCCGGCGGGACCCTTGCCTACTACGAGCACGTCCGGTCGGGGCACCCGCTCGTGGCCAAGGCGGAGGATGTGCTGACCCCTGTCTGGGGGCGGTTCATGGGCGGCTGCCACCTCAACCGGGACACCCTGGCAGCGATCACCGCGGCAGGGTTCACGGTTCAGGACCACGAACGGTTCGGTTTCCCCGTGCAGCGCTTGAATCCTTCCCTCGCCCACATCCTTGGCACGGCCACCAGCCCCGGGCCGCCCAGCCAGACGCCAAGTCCTGCTGACCCGGGCAGCACAGCATGA
- a CDS encoding alpha/beta fold hydrolase, whose translation MKTLTLPGADGVRISVKESGDPGVPPVVLLHALGDTAGDWGTIAAGLEPGFRVFAIDLRGHGGSGRPGKYSFELMRDDVVAVLDALDLHDVILVGHSMGGVVAYLVALAQSGRLARLVVEDAPPPYPRTRTLPERPPGELPFDWAVVTAVAGQVNDPLRRWWPRLPEIMVPTLLIGGGAGSHIPQELLTEVAELIPDCALVTLETGHNVHAAAPDQFLNAIMSWLEKRAL comes from the coding sequence ATGAAAACCCTGACCCTGCCGGGAGCGGATGGGGTGCGGATCAGCGTCAAGGAGTCCGGCGACCCCGGCGTGCCTCCCGTGGTGCTGCTGCATGCCCTGGGCGACACCGCAGGGGACTGGGGCACGATTGCCGCAGGGCTCGAACCGGGCTTCAGGGTGTTCGCCATCGACCTCCGCGGCCACGGGGGCAGCGGCCGGCCCGGGAAGTATTCCTTCGAGCTCATGCGCGACGACGTCGTGGCTGTCCTGGACGCGCTGGACCTCCACGACGTGATCCTGGTGGGGCATTCCATGGGCGGAGTGGTGGCCTACCTCGTCGCACTGGCACAGTCCGGCCGGCTGGCCCGCCTGGTCGTCGAGGACGCCCCGCCGCCGTACCCGCGGACGCGCACCCTGCCGGAACGGCCCCCGGGCGAGTTGCCTTTCGACTGGGCTGTCGTCACCGCCGTCGCCGGGCAGGTCAACGACCCCTTGCGCCGCTGGTGGCCCAGGCTGCCCGAAATCATGGTGCCCACGCTGCTGATCGGCGGCGGCGCCGGCAGCCACATCCCGCAGGAGTTGCTCACGGAGGTCGCAGAGCTGATCCCTGACTGCGCCCTGGTCACCCTGGAGACAGGGCACAATGTGCACGCCGCCGCCCCGGACCAGTTCCTCAACGCCATCATGTCCTGGCTGGAGAAACGGGCGCTGTGA
- the mgtA gene encoding magnesium-translocating P-type ATPase, whose amino-acid sequence MTDVNVQERGSLQLPIADAASLTAEQTLTRLGSGPGGLSEEEAAGRLEQLGPNAVRTHRANAWAVLGRQFASPILILLIITAGLSLFLGDATNSIVIGVILLVSVGLGFTNEYRAELASETLHSRVTHQAAVQRGGATREVDVTALVPGDVVHLSLGAIVPADIRLLTTNNLHCDESILTGESQPAAKDPAPVAPGASLADLASCVFMGTVVQSGGCSGVVVATGGRAEFGRIALGLGERQPQTEFQLGLKRFSFLLLQVAVVLTSLIFVANLLLARPLLESLLFSLAIAVGITPQLLPAVVSTSLATGTRQLAKRKVLVKRLVCIEDLGDMDILVTDKTGTLTEGKISFTHALPASDGTSDDGLLTLGLLATEADYAGAKASSAGQNPLDAALWESPGAAAFEPGRFQRLDLIGFDHQRRRTTVLVRDSDGQPRLVTKGAPEDVLALCGPTSPAVQAMLDEQFDAGARVVAVATRPAAGLAKLTPADEHGLTLAGFLVFLDKPKANARQSLDRLEALGISVKLATGDNAKVAEKVCTDLDVISGGTLTGAQVEAMSDADLAAAARTATIFARVSPEQKARIITLLRQSGGAVGFMGDGVNDALALHKADIGISVDTATDVAKDAADVVLLDKDLGVLADGVMEGRRIFANTIKYVLMGTSSNFGNMFSAAVASVVLSFLPMLPGQILLNNLLYDSGQLAIPGDRVDKEQLRAPSHWNIAFIRRFMLLFGPISSLFDFATFALMLFVFDAAPGEFRAGWFIESIATQTLIIFAIRTRRVPFLRSRPSNGLIAASLGVVAVGVFLPLSPLAGVLGFDPLPVPFFLALLGMVVVYLVLVELAKQWFFARDAQQLPATPPPVQRRHATHHISRRAFRFSIPVRVPPLRAPVARQKGRRRRPVRNL is encoded by the coding sequence ATGACTGACGTGAACGTCCAGGAGCGCGGCTCCCTCCAGCTGCCGATCGCGGACGCCGCGAGCCTGACGGCCGAACAGACCCTCACCCGCCTGGGGTCCGGTCCCGGCGGCCTCAGTGAGGAGGAGGCGGCCGGCCGGTTGGAGCAGCTTGGCCCCAACGCCGTCCGCACCCACCGGGCCAACGCCTGGGCCGTGCTTGGCCGGCAGTTCGCCAGCCCCATCCTCATCCTCCTGATCATCACCGCCGGCTTGTCGCTGTTCCTGGGCGACGCCACCAACTCGATCGTCATCGGGGTAATTCTGCTGGTCAGCGTGGGGCTGGGTTTCACCAACGAGTACCGCGCCGAGCTCGCCTCGGAAACCCTGCACTCCCGGGTCACCCACCAGGCCGCCGTCCAGCGCGGCGGCGCCACAAGGGAAGTGGACGTCACCGCTTTGGTGCCGGGCGACGTCGTGCATCTCTCCCTGGGCGCCATTGTCCCGGCCGACATCCGCCTCCTCACCACCAACAACCTGCACTGCGACGAAAGCATCCTCACGGGCGAATCCCAGCCCGCCGCCAAGGACCCTGCCCCCGTCGCTCCCGGCGCATCCCTTGCCGATCTCGCCTCCTGCGTCTTCATGGGCACCGTGGTCCAGTCCGGCGGCTGCAGCGGCGTGGTGGTGGCCACCGGCGGGCGGGCGGAGTTCGGCCGGATTGCGCTGGGCCTGGGCGAACGGCAGCCGCAGACCGAGTTCCAGCTGGGCCTCAAACGGTTCTCGTTCCTGCTGCTGCAGGTGGCCGTGGTGCTGACGTCGCTGATCTTCGTGGCCAACCTGCTCCTGGCACGCCCGCTGCTGGAATCGCTGCTGTTTTCCCTGGCCATCGCGGTGGGCATCACGCCGCAGCTGCTGCCCGCCGTCGTCAGCACCAGCCTGGCCACCGGCACCCGCCAGTTGGCCAAGCGGAAGGTCCTGGTCAAGCGGCTGGTGTGCATCGAGGACCTGGGGGACATGGACATCCTGGTCACCGACAAGACCGGCACCCTGACCGAAGGGAAGATCAGCTTCACCCATGCGCTTCCGGCCAGCGATGGAACGTCCGACGACGGCCTGCTCACCCTTGGCCTGTTGGCCACCGAGGCGGACTATGCCGGCGCGAAGGCTTCCTCCGCAGGCCAGAACCCGTTGGATGCGGCGCTGTGGGAGAGCCCCGGCGCCGCTGCGTTCGAACCCGGGCGGTTCCAGCGGCTGGACCTGATCGGCTTCGACCACCAGCGCCGCCGCACCACCGTGCTGGTCCGCGATTCGGACGGCCAGCCGCGGCTCGTCACCAAGGGGGCCCCGGAGGACGTGCTGGCCCTGTGCGGCCCCACGTCGCCGGCCGTGCAAGCCATGCTGGATGAACAGTTCGACGCTGGCGCCCGGGTGGTGGCGGTGGCCACCCGCCCCGCCGCGGGGCTGGCAAAGCTCACCCCGGCTGACGAGCACGGCCTCACGCTGGCCGGTTTCCTGGTGTTCCTGGACAAGCCCAAGGCCAACGCCCGCCAGTCGCTGGACCGGCTGGAGGCGCTGGGCATCTCGGTGAAACTCGCCACCGGGGACAACGCCAAGGTGGCCGAAAAGGTCTGCACGGACCTGGACGTCATCTCCGGCGGCACACTCACCGGCGCCCAGGTGGAGGCCATGTCCGACGCCGACCTCGCCGCCGCCGCGCGTACGGCCACCATTTTCGCCCGGGTCTCCCCGGAACAAAAGGCGCGGATCATCACCCTCCTGCGGCAAAGCGGCGGTGCGGTGGGCTTCATGGGGGACGGCGTCAACGACGCCCTGGCATTGCACAAGGCGGATATCGGCATTTCCGTTGATACCGCAACGGACGTCGCCAAGGACGCGGCCGACGTCGTCCTTTTGGACAAGGACCTCGGCGTCCTGGCGGACGGCGTGATGGAGGGGCGGCGGATCTTCGCCAACACCATCAAGTACGTGCTGATGGGCACGTCCAGCAACTTCGGCAACATGTTCAGCGCCGCCGTGGCTTCCGTGGTGCTGAGCTTCCTGCCCATGCTGCCGGGCCAGATCCTGCTGAACAACCTGCTCTACGATTCCGGGCAGCTGGCCATCCCGGGGGACCGTGTGGACAAGGAACAGCTGCGTGCGCCCTCGCACTGGAACATCGCCTTCATCCGGCGGTTCATGCTCCTTTTCGGGCCCATCAGCTCGCTGTTCGACTTCGCCACGTTCGCCCTGATGTTGTTCGTTTTCGACGCAGCGCCCGGGGAGTTCAGGGCCGGCTGGTTCATCGAATCCATTGCCACCCAGACGCTGATTATCTTCGCCATCCGCACCCGGCGCGTTCCGTTCCTGCGCAGCCGGCCCTCCAACGGCCTGATCGCGGCGTCCCTGGGTGTGGTGGCCGTGGGCGTGTTCCTGCCGCTCTCACCCCTGGCCGGCGTGCTGGGCTTCGACCCGTTGCCGGTGCCGTTCTTCCTGGCCCTGCTGGGCATGGTGGTGGTGTATCTGGTGCTCGTGGAGCTCGCCAAGCAGTGGTTCTTTGCCCGTGATGCGCAGCAATTGCCGGCCACGCCCCCACCCGTGCAGCGCCGGCACGCCACCCACCACATCTCCCGGCGGGCGTTCCGGTTCAGCATTCCCGTCAGGGTGCCCCCGCTGCGGGCGCCTGTTGCAAGGCAAAAGGGGCGGCGGAGGCGGCCCGTCCGTAATCTTTAG